A window of Primulina huaijiensis isolate GDHJ02 chromosome 9, ASM1229523v2, whole genome shotgun sequence contains these coding sequences:
- the LOC140984639 gene encoding LOW QUALITY PROTEIN: lysine-specific histone demethylase 1 homolog 1-like (The sequence of the model RefSeq protein was modified relative to this genomic sequence to represent the inferred CDS: deleted 2 bases in 2 codons; substituted 1 base at 1 genomic stop codon), translated as MSETNTDIRRQIFTVRWKRPSHDQIWPPPLRDLGGSVLTGNNGNPLGVLVRQLGLPLHKVRDICPLYLPNSRMVNSDVDSKVESSFNKLLDRVCKLRQGIVEEVRNVDISLGTALEAFRHVYRVAEESRWNEMLLDWHVANLEYANATLMSNLSMALWDQDDPYEMGGDHCFIPGGNGRLVGALSEDLPICYDCAVDSIRYGSDGVLVYAGGQEFRCDVVLCTVSLGVLKKEAIEFVPELPQRKKDAIERLGFGLLNKVAILFPYDFWGGEIDTFGHLTDDPKMRGEFFLFYSYSSVAGGQLLVALVAGEAAVKFEKDSPVESVGRVLEILKGIFSPKGIAVPAPVQAICTCWGQDQYPYGSYSYVAIGASGDDYDILAENVADRVFFAGEATNRQYPATMHGAFLSGMREAAHISXESAGGRSIHPSEIMTSGLQNNDVDILFETPDLTFGSFSVLYDPQSTDSESNALLRVEFRNKKLESGVMHLYGLIQRKQAVELNKIEEDARRIEMLTGHFQVRLVGKKSLCKYAATLVSQIKSASS; from the exons ATGAGTGAGACAAATACTGATATACGTCGTCAAATCTTCACTG TCCGATGGAAACGACCGAGTCACGATCAGATTTGGCCGCCACCACTGAGGGACTTAGGTGGGAGCGTTTTGACCGGAAATAATGGGAATCCATTGGGAGTTTTGGTGCGGCAGCTGGGGTTGCCGCTTCACAAGGTGAGGGATATATGTCCCTTGTATTTGCCTAATAGTAGGATGGTCAATTCGGATGTTGATTCGAAAGTGGAATcatcatttaataaattgttAGACAGAGTTTGTAAGCTTAGGCAGGGTATAGTGGAGGAGGTAAGGAACGTGGACATATCATTGGGGACGGCTTTAGAGGCATTCAGACATGTGTACAGAGTTGCTGAGGAGAGCCGTTGGAACGAGATGTTATTGGATTGGCATGTAGCCAATTTAGAGTATGCTAATGCCACTTTGATGTCAAACTTGTCCATGGCTTTGTGGGATCAAGATGATCCATATGAAATGGGTGGCGATCATTGTTTTATTCCAGGAGGTAATGGGAGGCTCGTTGGAGCTCTGTCAGAGGACCTTCCTATCTGTTATGATTGTGCAGTGGACAGTATTAGATATGGAAGTGATGGGGTTCTAGTTTATGCCGGAGGACAAGAATTTCGTTGTGATGTTGTGCTTTGCACAGTTTCTCTAGGAGTGCTCAAGAAGGAGGCAATTGAGTTTGTACCAGAGCTTCCTCAACGGAAGAAAGATGCAATTGAGAGATTAGGATTTGGGTTGTTAAACAAGGTTGCCATTTTGTTCCCCTACGATTTTTGGGGTGGAGAAATCGATACCTTTGGGCATTTGACAGATGATCCAAAAATGCGAGGAGAGTTCTTTCTTTTTTATAGTTATTCTTCAGTGGCTGGCGGGCAACTTCTTGTTGCCCTTGTTGCTGGGGAGGCCGCAGTCAAGTTTGAAAAAGAT TCTCCAGTGGAATCAGTAGGCAGGGTTTTGGAGATTTTGAAAGGTATTTTCAGCCCGAAAGGAATTGCAGTTCCAGCTCCAGTTCAGGCCATATGCACCTGCTGGGGTCAGGATCAGTACCCTTATGGATCTTATTCTTATGTAGCAATTGGCGCTTCTGGAGACGATTATGATATTCTTGCTGAGAACGTTGCTGATCGAGTTTTCTTCGCTGGAGAAGCCACGAATAGGCAATATCCAGCCACAATGCATGGTGCTTTTCTTAGTGGGATGAGAGAAGCTGCGCATATATCATGAGAGTCCGCTGGGGGAAGATCAATCCATCCATCTGAAATAATGACAAGTGGTCTTCAAAACAATGATGTGGATATATTGTTCGAGACCCCTGACCTCACATTTGGTAGCTTTTCTGTTCTGTATGATCCGCAGTCGACAGATTCGGAATCAAATGCCTTGTTACGAGTTGAATTCAGGAACAAAAAATTGGAGTCTGGTGTCATGCACCTGTATGGCTTGATTCAAAGAAAGCAGGCAGTGGAACTGAATAAGATTGAAGAAGATGCAAGGAGGATTGAGATGTTAACCGGCCATTTTCAGGTTAGATTGGTT GGAAAAAAAAGTTTATGCAAGTATGCGGCGACCCTCGTCAGCCAAATCAAATCAGCTTCTAGCTAG